A segment of the Denticeps clupeoides chromosome 2, fDenClu1.1, whole genome shotgun sequence genome:
cacaatgacagtcacttcactttcactttcatactgGAATCTGATCATAAACATAAGGCAGTTAGACGACCCTTCTTTTTTTAGACTAGAAACACACCAAATATACTATTTATCTACCAGTATTGCATTTATTTGGTCTAGACTGTGGACGCAGGATGGCACCACCTTTAAATGTGTACTAGTAGCCTGTAGACAGAAGAGATCTGTATCGTCCATTCTGTTTCCAATTCCCACAGCCAACGTGCAGTTGTTGGAAATAGATAGTGATTTCTCCAGTTccccaaaagcaaaaaaatggtcCGCTGCAGTCGTGTAAGTGAACAGATGGGAGGTAATGGCACCCCTGCCCTCTTGAGTGTGACATCCAATGAGACCCtagcagagattttttttttttcctcctgctgcCAGACCCTGATTGCTCTCCCCAGGTTCACAGTGTCCAGCGCACCAAGACGACTTTTGGGGACTGAGGGGACAGGATATTAATGCCACTCTGATAGAGTTAGAAGGCTAAATGGTTGGCAGAGCAGTGCTTCATTGTCACCTTGCCTTGGAGGACGAGGGAAAAGTAAAAGCTTATTAACAAGGACCCTTAATATCCCCCCTCCCTTTCATTTCTCTCCATCGTTAATACTGTCACCTccttttgtttctctttttgtcCTTCTCTCCCCCTGTCTCTCTGCATCTCAGCAGACTTCTTCATTCTCCTCGGCTGTGAAGCCACACCACGAACCTGACATTTTCAACCTAATGAACTGGCGAATTATCTTGTCCTGATAAATTGTGGGCTCGTAGTTCTTGAAAGGTCTTTCTTGAAGTACTccactgctaggccacaacAAGCAGTTCATGCCACGGAAAGGTAGAACATTCCATCACAATGATTCCTATCCGTGTGGATGTTATGCTGGACGTTACGCTGTCCTCTGTGAAAACCCATTCGAGCCATGCTCGTGTAGATTAATGTCAGTATCAGGTTCTGAGCGGTGACCCTTCCCATCTCAGATGAGCCCGGCATCCCTCACAGTAACACCACCAGTGGGAGAGGAACAGCGGggaggagacttttttttttttttttaaatttcactATCCCTCTGTGGCTTTCCAGACACAGTCTTTGACTCTGAACTGTGGATATTTCTTCATTTGCCCCGTGATTCAACAAAAGCACCTCTGggcctctttttttgtgtgtgtgtgtgcaagagctCCGATCAAGGCTTCCTTTATGTGAAGGGATGAATGCTGGAGAGAGCAAACTGTAACTCATCGTTCCCCAGCCTGACCTTCAGAGAATTCCCGCTTCTAATGAAAGTTTGGCGAGGGGAATCCTCCTCTGCGGCTTTTTGAGTCCTCCTGGGGCCGTTCCACACTGACTGGTCTTTTCATAATTGCAGGGAAGCTATTATGACGAGTTTTATAAATCATGCGCCCTGAACAATTTGTAATATTAGCATGAGACTGTTTCTTTTTTCAACAGGCTTGTGGCGgaggtgtgtgtatgaatgtgtgtgtttgtcagggGTGGCTTCTTGACTGTAACAGCCCAATAAAAAATGGATGTGTCTCTCTGGGTGTTTTATAACCCCTCCTCATCTGGATTCAGCCCGTGGCACAGCTGGAGCAGGCAGAGGCTTCAACCGGCACATCAATTACACATGCGATTATGCCATGTCACACCGGGCCGCGGCCGCCATTACGCCGGGCGAGTCCTCAGAACCCGCTACATCGCTTTAACCTCTGCGGCCCGGTCCATTCAAAGCTAATGCTAAAGGGTCAGAGTGTCACGCAGCCTGTTTAGCTCATGCTCTTCTTGGTCACTTATCgttctctgttgtgttttgtgcttCTCACAGGAAAACCCCTACATGTGCAACAACGAATGTGATGCAGCCACAGAGGAACTGGCCCACCCCCCTGAGCTGATGTTCGACAATGAGGGACGAAACCCAACCACGTTCTGGCAGTCCACCTCCTGGAGGAAGCACCCCAAGCCGCTACTGGTAAACATCACCATCTCGTGGAACAAGACCATTGAGCTGACGGATGACATTGTGATTACCTTCGAGTCGGGTCGTCCTGAGCAGATGATGCTGGAGAAGTCACTGGACTACGGGCGCACCTGGCAGCCCTACCAGTTCTATGCCACGGATTGTCTGGACGCCTTCACCATGGAGCCCAAGACTGTGCTGGACCTGTCCCAGAACACACTCCTGGACATCATCTGCACAGAGGACTACTCCAGAGGTTATGtgtggaaaaatgacaaaatggtgCGCTTCGAGATCAAGGACCGTTTCGCACTCTTTGCTGGTCCAAAGCTCCACAACATGGCCTCGCTGTATGGCCAGTTGGACACCACAAAGAACCTGAGAGACTTCTTCACCGTCACTGACCTGAGGTTGAGGCTGCTCAGGCCTGCGACCGGAGCCACGGGGGTGGACGAGAACAACCTGTCCAGATACTTCTACGCCATCAGTGACATCAAGGTGAACGGGAGGTAAGCCTCTTCAGAATGAGAGTAACGCAGTTGTTACTTTGGGTTTTGCCTACAATTCCATTCGCCTGAAAGCCTGTTCTGCACAGAGTATACACCCTTCCCCCTTCGCGCCTCCAGTTGAAACAAGAATGCGAAACGATGAAGTGTTTACTCATTAGGGACAAAAACGTTCCGAGATTTAGTTGCTATTTTCTCCAGACAATATGTGCTTCAGAGTGCTTCTCTGTAAAATTTATTTTACCAGCCACACTGACATCTATGTCCAATTTCCTGCAGTTGCACTTGGTTGAATGCAGTTGTTGAATGAGATTTGTTGCTGAACTGCCATGCAGCGAGTGTACTGACTTTATAAGAATTTGCCACACATAGACAGCTGGTTACAAGCATAAATAGAAATACATAATGTTTTaacatttgtcacattttttgccatttagaaatatttatttatttgtagtcCCTTGAATATTACATCTCTCAATCGTCTAATTTTGCATTCTGACTAAGAGCAAATGAACCATTGTCTTGGACATATCAGGACAGTCAGTCAAGTGTCTAGTTTGAAAATGCCCGGACAGATCAGAAAATTGCACAATCACAGTGCCATGCAAATGTTTTTGTCGTTATTTGTTTAAGAAATCAGTTCGGCTAATGGTACAGAGGGAGCAGTTTTACAGTGCATGACTTTCAATTAAGCAAATGTGCTTGAAGGAGAGGCGGGAAATGAATGCTTAATTGTTTCTATTCCACATGCTGGATGATCACAGAACAATTGTGCAAACCTCCCCCCACACACTTTGCATAATAGGCTCAACACCCTCCCATTCTACTGGACGTCACTGATTATAATTTAGGAATCCTGTAATGATGTTTAGGCTATGGTGAGCGTGCAGGAGTGAGAGCGTTTAAAGAATCAGTCAATCTGTGACCAGACACACATCCTGACTGCCTAGCATATTGTGTATCGTAGGCCAGATGTCCATGCTCTGTAGGTGAGCTGCAGATCGACTGTCAATAAAAGACTGTACGGTTGAATTACGGTATGTGTGTGGCCTCAGGAGGACAAAAAAGATTGTGTTAAAATACAGGTGAATATACGATTCAAGTATCTTAAATGTGTATCGTATCGTTCAATCGTACAAAATTACTAATCTGACGCCATCTACTGGTATTACCTTTTTTGTCTAAAATGCCAACAATTAAAACATATCTCATATTCAGGTCAATATGTTGAATAAGACTTAGTGGACTCCATCATTGATAATAATTTGCACCAAGCATTATAAGATTTAAAACGCATTCTCTGTTAATGTTCCTGGTTATCTGCACGGTTCattcctccttttcctcccaCAGCGAATCAGTGTTCCATCCCGTCTCCATGCAGTGTTCCCAGGGCCCTTAAGCTCCTTAACCCTGAAATACAATTCTGCCAGGCAGCGTGTGAGATCTCAGCCTCGGCAGGGTGGAGGATGGGTGTCTTAGATCTGGCATAATTCGCTGGACCCTCTTTCCTATCGCATAGGAGGCCCGACTTGCAATTACGAGCTCTCGGAATCAGTTCTTCTAAGTGTGAAACAAAAGGAAGGAAATAGTGCAGCATTACTGGCTGCAAAGTAGGTCAGtggggagggagagagcggAGGAAAGGTTGAAAAGTAGACCTCTGTCTGTGCAGCATGCGCCGACTGCATACTAAAAGTTTGTTGTCTGGGTAGGGCTGTGAATTATTAATGCTGATTTCATTATAGTTAATTATGAATGGCAACGCGAGCGAAGAAATTGGGGAAAATAGGAGTGGATCGATacacagcattaaaaataaaaatgaagcgCGCATTCGCGTGATGGCGGTGAATAATGCATGGAACGGATAGGCAGAAATTAATTTGTCACCCCTGCTGCCTGAGTCTATCAGCACTATTTAAAAAGAGCTGCGGAGGGTAAAGGAGACGCAGATGGAAGAGACGGAGCCACGTTTTCTAATTACTAATTGTGTTGATCTCTTCTTCGTTCTACCACCACCCCCTTTCCCTGTCTTTTCCTCCTATCCATCATTCCCTTCCCTCCATTAGATCAATAAAGTGTAATTAAGGCGAGGGAATGCAGAGTTGGGCCGGAGCTCCCTGTCGCAGCCGACTCTGTCTCCTCTGACACACTGCCTTCCCCCCAGTCACTCGCTGAATTATACATGGAGCGACACGACCAGCCGCCCCCCCCCGACAAAACCCCAAATCCCACAGAAACAAGAGGCTCCACTAACCACCCAGGTTCCCTTTCTGCTGGGATGGTGTGGCTGACCACCGAAATGATATACCCTCAGCAACCTCTTTACCAACCAGTCCACTTTACCAGTGTCATTTCCTTTTTCTTGGTGATTTAATTGTTTGATTACAGTCACGTGGTATAG
Coding sequences within it:
- the ntng1a gene encoding netrin-G1 isoform X8 produces the protein MRLPVIFTLQAAWLSLCQTMQHYQSTWGHYDMCKSQVYTEEGLTWDYMACQPESADMTKFLKVTLDPPNITCGDPPETYCALENPYMCNNECDAATEELAHPPELMFDNEGRNPTTFWQSTSWRKHPKPLLVNITISWNKTIELTDDIVITFESGRPEQMMLEKSLDYGRTWQPYQFYATDCLDAFTMEPKTVLDLSQNTLLDIICTEDYSRGYVWKNDKMVRFEIKDRFALFAGPKLHNMASLYGQLDTTKNLRDFFTVTDLRLRLLRPATGATGVDENNLSRYFYAISDIKVNGRCKCNLHANSCIYDKEKLSCECEHNTTGPDCGRCKRNYQGRAWSPGSYLPIPKGTANICVPNNIVPVIRQNVSSLGVANRNQGIKAPDLERTTVQTLRPSAAVLLSPAL